The genomic window CAATGGGCTCACTATCTTTCACTTTGGCTGGCCATCACTGTCTGACGTCTGTGTACTGAATCCACAGCAAATATGAAATGCTATCAGAAAAGTTAAAGCGTAAGTTGCATTGTAAAGCATATAGCGGGGAAGAGCTGACCCTGATGTTAGCAAGCAGTTAAAAGTAAGTTCACATGAATGAAGTTGTACCCATATGACTGGAAGTCTAGGTTTCCTTTTATGTCCACCTAGATCCATGTGTCTGTGACCATGGCTCAACCTTCCAAAATTTCCTCTATTTGTTGTTTTACTAGCACCCTCCACGTTTGCTGGTCAGACTCAACAAatctttattatttgtttttctgattttcatttagaaatgtttttctggtcttctggCAACTGGGTTTATTAAGTCTCCAACGAAGACATGAATTTAGCTGCAGAATGAAGGAGGACTTTTTGCTCCTCTGCAATAGAGAGGCTGAGCACTGCTCTAGTAATCCTGCAGGGATCCACTAGACCACTAGAGAGTGCTCTCACTGACAAACCTGATCAGGTGCTCTTTTGTTTTCAAGGACATAAATGTATTCCTTGTCCTGAGGACTGGCTACAGTATGGGGAGAACTGCTACCACTTTTCAAAGGAATGGAAAACTTGGCAAGAAAGCAAGGCTCAGTGCTCTACTCTGGAGTCCAGGCTTCTTAAGATAGAGAGTAAGGAAGAGCTGGTaaagattacttttttctctctctctaattAGACACTTTGCATTTTACTGTGGCCTGAACAGCCACTCCAGCCCTCCACTGGTGCATTATgctatggtgtgtgtgtgtgccggACCAAGTGGCAAAAACTGCCCGTGACCCTTTGGAGCCCCTCTCCTTGTGCTGTTGCACCCTCCCTGGTGCATCTCTACTGACTTCAGGGGACTTAATTTAACTGAGACACACTAGCCTGGGTCTACATCTAGATCCTCATCCCACCTCAGAGCAAGTATAACTGAGCTGGTACTGGTTGGCAACTCTTTGCTGTCTTTCTGGAGCAAACTATTTAGCAAACACCAGAAGCCTGGCCTTCAGCTTCTTGCTGTCCACAACTAGAAAGCTCGCTGGCCTCGCCTGCTCCCCTGGCCTCTTCTCCCACATGAGCAGAAGAGGTTCCGTATCTTTTTCTGACTCCTAAGTTGCACATGAAGCAGCAGATAAAGCACAGCCAGAAGAGCTCTTTGCTGTAAAGGAATTTCTACCCAGACCCTTAATGGCAATGGGATTATGTCTTGAACTCTGTGGTTTTATTGTCTGTATTTTCAATTTCCTATGTACAATGACAGCAAAAGATGCAAAGGCCTTCTCCTGCCTGACTTATGCAACCGGCGTGTTGGAAGGAAGTCATTATCCTATACCCATTACCCAGCTAATGTGCAGGCTTTGGTTATCTCAACTGCCGTTTTAGCTGAGAGCTGCTGAAAGCTCTCAGTAAGTTCATTTTCCTTATCTCCAAAACAGCAGTGACTGCCAGGAGTAGGAGGCACTGCCCAGATTCATTTGTGAAATAAAGTCTGTTACGCAGAGGTGTGAGCAGCTCGCTTTCATTTGcccctctccttttccaaatCAGAGGCCATTATGACTGAAGCAGGGATGCGATTCACAGGCTCTGCATTTATTTCCGTACAGGACTTCACAATGCGATCAGCACGGTTTTACAGTTCTTACTCCTTCTGGATTGGGCTGTCCCACAACGGATCCGAGGGGCCCTGGCTGTGGGAGGATGGATCAGCTTTCTCCCCTGATCTGTAAGTCGCTGCACAGGTAGAAGCAGACCACGTCCAGGCGTACTCGTTATGAGCCAGGACCAGCAACTTTTAACTGCTGCTCAGTAATCGCCTGTCCCCCCAGCAGACAGGTTACCCATCACTCGCTCACTTACCAACCGAGGCGAGCCCCCATCAGAGAGCTTGTATACTGTTGTGGGTCAAATGGGCAGCAGCAGTCGGGAATTATTGTATCAGCCTGTGACTTTTTCCATGGGATGATGAATatctctgctatttttttcccaggtttCAGATCCAACGAGCCAGCTCAAGTCCTTTCCTAGATTGTGTGTTGCTTCAAGGTGCAAATATAGACACTGCGTGGTGTGGCGAGTACAAATTTTACATTTGTGAGAAAGTGGTGGATCCTGCGGTGGTCGAGAAAGTGAGCTACTCGGAGAGGCACTAGTGTGCAGAGCTCTGCGGAGAGCCCCGTCCTGGGATACGCCGTTGTGGGGGCGAGTTCTGCCCCAGGGTTTGCAATAGGGAAAACAAGTCTGAGCTTAGGTTAATGTAACATCAGGGTGAATCTAAGCTTAACTTGCCTGCTGGTGATGCACATCAGCCAGACTCCTTCTTGGGCTTTTTCTTCAACAATTtaattccctctttcttctttcagtcCTTGCATTCTTGTATAACCACTTCTATTCACTTCTCATAAATTCCTTTCTAAATGTACCATAATTAAGTATATGATTCCAGAACTCTATTTTAAAGATTCATACCTGTCTCCCAGAAACAGGAATCAATGACCGTTTGTAAGAGCAACACATCATGTTTTCAAAATCCATCCACTGGGTGTTCACAGATGTGAGCTCTCAATTTACAatacatttccaaatatttgATTTAATTTCACTCCTCACGTGCTGATAACTAGAAAGTACAACAGAATCAGAGCCTGcattaaaagacaaataaaaatatttatagttctTCTGGTTAGAGAGAAAAGCTTTCAAATGGGATTGTGTGCCCTGTGGGCTcaaaaaacagaaggcaaagatGGAACACATATTTATTGACTAAAGTCAGCAGTATTTAATGCCCAGGAATGCCAGTCCAGCTGCTAGTGGATTGTTCTGCTGCATCGAGCGTTAGAGGGGAAGGTGCATTCCTCTAAGATATCGGTCTTGATAATTATCCATGTCACATCTGATCCAGTTCCTTGATTTCTCAAATCCATTTTCCACTCTGTTGCAGAATTTCACAGTGAATAAATATTGCTGCTACCGACCTTTTCTGTAGCGTGTCTTTTTAGTAAGTCACTGTGCACAGTAGGCTCAACAACCATCAAGTACAGGGCCTTTAATGATGCAAAGCCTCCTGCCGCTTTGCTGCTGTTTAGGAGGCTGCTCAAAAAGAAGACTGCATCAAAGAGAGCATCTCTTTTGTATGGCACTAGCAAACAATGGAGATCTTTGAAATCTCGCAGGAGCAGTCACGTTTATCTTTAGGACTTTTGTTCCTGTGTGTATTTGTACTAATTTGAGCCGTTCAGTGAAAACTGAACTGTAAGTCAAGGAAGGTGGAGGTATTTAGGCAAGCCTCTAATTATGTTTATTTCAGACATAAAGCTGTGCATCAGAAGTCTGCAGTAGCAACAGCCGACTCACTAAATGAGTGTTTAGCAATATGGCAATTATCTTAATTATGGATATGAAGAAGTAATTTGGAGGAGCAGCGACAACAGAGAGCGTCTTGTCACACAGCTCTCTCATAGTCTGGAAATACCGCATTTTCTAAGTCTAAGCACGGGGCCTCAGCAGCCGTGGAGATACTGCCTGGGATCCCAGCTCTGACTGAGCTACAGTGGATGCAGGTACGATGTGAATGATGGGAGGGGTAACTCATCCAGAGCTGTTGTTCTAACACGTGCGGGACATGGTGGGAGGCCCTGTCTTATAACCCTTGGTAATACAAGAGGATCTTAAAGATCACCCCatgaggaagcaggagagccCTCGCTGAGGGGGCTGGTATGAGGAGGAGCCGGCGAGGAGCTGAAGCAGTGAGTGAAACTGGTGTGAGGGAACTGGTGCGATGGGCATGGGGTCAGCGGACCAGTGAGGGGAGCAGTGGTTGATCATAGGGGCCTGGCTGAGGGAAAAGTGTTGCATGCAAAAAGCCCTGGTGTTATGGACTGGgagcaaaacactgaagaaaatgaaggaaggaaatgtTGAATGAAAGTCTGCTGTTCTGTACGGCATTTGGGAGAAGAATCCATTCGCCTGTCTTGTCCCCCTGTCCGAGACATGAAGCACTGGTCCCGGTGCCTGGCTGCTGAATACACAAGCTCAGGAACTTATAAAACAAGGGGTAAGCTCCTAGTCCTCATTGCTGTctggattttttcattttataccACGTCTTCACGCCTCAATGACTTGTAATTAGAACCTCTACATGATGAGCCAAGTTGCACTGAATGGAAGAGCACATGGCATCCAGTAATTGCCCTGAGATGTACAGTGTACACTGTGTTACTGTGTTTGAGTAAAACCTAACCCTTAGTTTCCTTGATATGTAGCATAAATCGGTTCTTGTAATTTGGCTTACACCAGGAGAGAAAAATTTAGCCTTATATGTAAGATGATCACTTAAGTCACAATACAATAATTATTATAACAGAGGTCATATCTTTTGTTATATGAGGTTAAAATGTTCAGGACTTTAAAGCAATTCAGAGCTAAGCAATTTCATGCACATATCTTCTGCACTTTACTCTTTCCCATAGCCACCTACACACATGGGACTATCTTCTAAATCACTCTATGCGTTCTTCATGCAATTCTTCTTAACTCCCTTTGAAATGTCCTCCTCAGAAATCTTTCTCAGGTTGCCCAGGGTCCATTAAACTAGTTGGTTCACAGGAGTCTGTTCTGTGCTGCTGAGTAAAGGGAATATTCTCAGTAAGCAATGAGTTAGAGAAACAGTCTTTCCACTTAGCTTTGCAAGTCATGCTAACCATTGCATTTTGCACAGGTACCTGTGAAGTCTGGCCCTTCAAAATTACCGCAACTTCAATGTTAATTTGTCTCAAGAATGATGTCATCTCTGCTGTCATTTGGctgcagaaagcatttaaaactgACAAAGTTCAAAAAACATCATGCAATCATAGCTTTAATTGAATGAACTGAGTCATTTCAAGTCATACAATGCTCATAGGCAGATCTTTAGCTTTTGTTGCACATTGAAAAAGACAAagggtgaaaatatttttttgacagCCACCACTAGATTAGTAATTAGTTGTTGTCTGTTGTTGCCATAAGGTTTTATTAGCACAGCCAGTTCTGTATTCTTGATGGTATGTTGTTCACGGTGATAAAAAATTCTTGAGTCTATGATTAGCCTTTTCAGTTCAATACAACATCCATTAAAATCAGCATATAAGCACTGTACCCGTGCCACATTGTTACAAAACAAGCCTTCAGCTCACAAGCCACTCTCAGTGCTTCTTGGCAAATAATTTTCCTACTGTTCTCAACATGAGTATTCATCTCGTTAGATCTACCAAACTCATGAATGTTATTCTTCATAGTGCCTatgatttttaaagacaaattgtTCTGTTCACTTGGTTTTCTTACATCGCTTTCAGTTGCTTCATACTGATGTATAGGTGCACGAGTAGCTCATTTCTCAGCAAAGCTCAGAGATGCAACCTTGAATAGTGTCACAGCTTTActttttaatgagttttcttctctgcattgtCATGCTCTTTACCCTTGGTGGCAGACAGTCAGTAAACCACCTGCATTGTAAAAACTTCAAGAAATCCAAGTGGGGGAAAATGTTCTTGCTGCAAGATCCCAATACTCATAATTAACAGAGAAAATAGATGTGTCTCCGATTTCATGTGGAAACAGAAGCTGCTGTCTTTAAACAGCAGGCCTTGCAAAATATACTGTCATTTTTGAAGTTGCAGACCCACATGATATATGGAAAATGCTGCTAAATCACCTCTGCTAAGGTCTGCTGAGAGAACAAGGAAGCCAGAAGAGAAGCATAATGATTTACTGAATATATCATAGTAAATGCAGCTGCATATTGGGTGTTTTGAGTGAAATATTTAAGTTTTCTgaggttttcagttttgtttaaaatgagcGTTCATGTCCTAGACCTAAAATCAAAGTCAAAGCCATGAAAGATGGTCAAGAgagttttttttctgtgcacttgGAATTCTGCAGAGTAAGGATTTTGGGAACCTGCTTTGAAACCTATGCATTCAAGATTTTTTGGTCTAATCTTTTGCCCTCTCTCTAATCTTTGATTGTCTTTCCACCACCACCTCACCCTTAACCCTCTTGCATAAAAGAACTAGTTTTATTgctaaaaaaagaagtcaaaaagGAAACTTTACTCATCGTCCAGTTCTCTGGTTAGAGTCATGTGGGGATTTCTCCTTTTGCTAAATTAAGATTCCCATCCTGTAAATTTAGCAAAAAGAAACTTGTgattttacatttgaaaactaAAATGCAGTACTTGTCTAAATGCTTCCAAAGAAGcctatttctatttctgtttcaggAATTCAGAGTCAATGGTTTGCAATCACACATATGCCTGCTATCCTGAAAACCTACCTACCCTCCCAGCTCCTCACCATTCTGGAAGCCCACCAGGAAACTGAGCTGGAAGAAATGCTCACTCCTTCGGTAGAAGGGCTGCCCTTTTGCTCtgatttgaaaaatattcagagttGTGAAATATTCTTTGGCAGTGAAAGACCACATAAGTCTGATTAAGCCATCAGCAGCAAAGCCAGAATTTCCtcattattaaatatttcctgtattttattcCACTCTCATTCTTTAGATTTATTgggctttttttcagaagaacatAACTAGTAAGAGTGGgcacctgaaacaaacaaacagactcAAGTGACATATGGAATTGGAGCACTCACTTGGAACACACTTAAATGCACAAGATGCACGGGTGGCCTTTGTGGGTAAAACACTTCCTGGAGATGGACAGTCAAATGACCACGCTGAAGTCATGTTTGTTGCTATTTATAATGTCAAATTAAGTTGAAGGCTTGCCATAGCACAAATTGTGGTGCAGATTTAATACGAATTGTGTACCTGGAAAGCTGTATTTTGCAggggaaagtaaataaataattaatatcaACTTGCCCATGTTATGATGGCAAAAGTCTTATGCACTtcaaaaaatctgcattttgaagCATAATTTTACAACCCAAGGAAAGGGAGCAATTTATTCTGCTGTATAAGTAAGACTGCATCACAAATACACTAGGAAGAAAGGATGGACTCTGCTCTGAATTTGTATTAAACATTGTTTTACACCCCCTTCTTTGAAAAATCTGAACATCAAAACCTTCTTCATATGTTTCCAGTTCTTTTTCTGCTGATAATCTTTTTAGATTAGCTGGACTGCTGCCTTTTCACAGATCCAGGGATATTTCTCATAACAATTCTCACTGTAAACTCTTGCATTACGATAAAACAGGTACGCACAGTTTTGCTTAGAGGACAAATAaagcctagaaaaaaaaacacaccatctTGTTAAAAACTCTTActtacaaatttttaaaaaaacaacataaagctCCTTTGGACAAACATACATTATTGCAAAAGTTGCTTAGTAATTTTAAGGTTTATGAAAGTTTATACAAAATACTGAAGAACATGACAGCTTATACAATTCAAGTCTGAAGGATCATTCTCCCGCCTGCCTTCAGCTCAAAGATGTAAAACAGAAAACCTACATATGGAGCACCACGAAAACAGAAAATAGCACTAGTTCCTCACCAGTGGTTATGTCAGTCCAAGCATTGCTTTATGTAGTGGTAATTTGGGTCTGGAAACTGAAAGGCAGTGGTCTGCCTGACAGCAGCCAGATCATTCTACCCAGTGTCTACTAGCTGTGGGAAATGTGTTTGCAAGACAAAACGAGCATTTGTTTCCAAGGAGGCACTGGAGAATCTTCACTCGAAGGAGGTTCTCCAGACCCTGAAGAGGACTCTCGTATTACTGCATAGAGTGATCACTTCACATAGAACAGAATgggaattcatttttttttccccatggttaGTAAAGGAGAAACACCGAGTAAGCTGATGAGAGTTTACAGAAAAAGTAAACAGGTTCTTTCCACTGAACGTCGACTATTTTTGTGTAATAAAGGTTTCAGAGTGAATTAGGGATAATTGCGGCTGAGTAGAAGAGGCAGGTGCAGGCAGGCTTTGCAGGAGGTACACTGTCCTGAAGGAAGTGTGGGTTGTTTCTTATAGAGTCATGGGATGTTTCATAAAGTGAATGGGTTTAAATAGTAAGAGCAGTAACTGGTTGCACAGGTTTGTTGACTCCTTCTTCTGCTCACACTTCCAGTTTTCTGATACTCTTTCCCTATTTCAGGGACTCCACACCTGCAAGAGTGTTTTAACTCCAAATACATCTGCGGCTGTATTCTGCCTTGAAGCTTTGCCATTAATGGGGTTTTggtttcctcctccttcagtgCACAGGGAGGATATTGTGCaacaagagattaaaaaaacaccaactgTTAAAGTTCAGAAAACTTACCAGTCCATTCTCTTTGTAGAAAGTTTTGTATCATCTATCCAAGACCAGCCATCAACTCCGTATGATAATCCAATCCAATAAGATTGTTTTTGTGATATTTGAGATATTTTAAtctataaaaaaatgcaaaacctttATCACCAGGGAGCTTGTGGGTATTTTTT from Accipiter gentilis chromosome 18, bAccGen1.1, whole genome shotgun sequence includes these protein-coding regions:
- the LOC126047918 gene encoding oxidized low-density lipoprotein receptor 1-like isoform X2 translates to MTSEEVTYADLRFITLEKSQDQELQTARAKDSPSPSSSWRLATAALGVFCLSSVVAAGVLATRFILVCHLVHERDENFTLQKAIMESLNQQLELLQAQNLNLTETVKQLATSRGHKCIPCPEDWLQYGENCYHFSKEWKTWQESKAQCSTLESRLLKIESKEELDFTMRSARFYSSYSFWIGLSHNGSEGPWLWEDGSAFSPDLFQIQRASSSPFLDCVLLQGANIDTAWCGEYKFYICEKVVDPAVVEKVSYSERH
- the LOC126047918 gene encoding oxidized low-density lipoprotein receptor 1-like isoform X4 produces the protein MSCSLPSPQLLRRTGHSQTTGQFSQCNTTYRSETQQFTGQTTGHFVLCTVGTAVILVCHLVHERDENFTLQKAIMESLNQQLELLQAQNLNLTETVKQLATSRGHKCIPCPEDWLQYGENCYHFSKEWKTWQESKAQCSTLESRLLKIESKEELDFTMRSARFYSSYSFWIGLSHNGSEGPWLWEDGSAFSPDLFQIQRASSSPFLDCVLLQGANIDTAWCGEYKFYICEKVVDPAVVEKVSYSERH
- the LOC126047918 gene encoding C-type lectin domain family 1 member A-like isoform X3, which translates into the protein MSCSLPSPQLLRRTGHSQTTGQFSQYSPSPSSSWRLATAALGVFCLSSVVAAGVLATRFILVCHLVHERDENFTLQKAIMESLNQQLELLQAQNLNLTETVKQLATSRGHKCIPCPEDWLQYGENCYHFSKEWKTWQESKAQCSTLESRLLKIESKEELDFTMRSARFYSSYSFWIGLSHNGSEGPWLWEDGSAFSPDLFQIQRASSSPFLDCVLLQGANIDTAWCGEYKFYICEKVVDPAVVEKVSYSERH